A region of Planktothrix tepida PCC 9214 DNA encodes the following proteins:
- the mtnA gene encoding S-methyl-5-thioribose-1-phosphate isomerase, translating into MTSNLTQVDPIIWESDRASLIDQTRLPDEYTRIEVTTYQQMAEAIKTMIVRGAPAIGIAAAYGLYLGAKEISTSDRQVFLTQLEEIAQVLCATRPTAVNLFWAIDQMLKTAIETPGTINDIKIALFQKANTIKEDDIQTCFAIGEAGLTVLPKTPEKLTILTHCNAGALATGGYGTALGVIRSAWNSGRLNRVYADETRPRLQGAKLTTWECVQERIPVTLISDNMAAHCMKQGLIDAVIVGADRITANGDAANKIGTYSLAIVAKAHNVPFFVAAPLSTVDFKLATGDEIPIEERDATEVYQVGSTRICPEGVEFFNPAFDVTPAELITAIITEKGAVIPSELKQFSVRF; encoded by the coding sequence ATGACTTCAAATCTAACTCAAGTTGATCCCATTATTTGGGAAAGCGATCGCGCTTCACTCATCGACCAAACCCGTCTCCCCGATGAATATACCCGAATAGAAGTTACAACCTATCAACAAATGGCAGAAGCCATTAAAACAATGATTGTTCGGGGTGCACCTGCCATTGGAATTGCCGCTGCTTATGGGTTATATTTAGGTGCAAAGGAGATTAGCACTTCAGACCGTCAAGTATTTTTAACCCAATTAGAAGAGATTGCCCAAGTTTTATGCGCCACTCGTCCAACGGCGGTTAATTTATTCTGGGCGATTGATCAAATGTTGAAAACGGCAATAGAAACCCCTGGAACAATTAATGATATTAAAATAGCTTTATTTCAAAAAGCAAATACGATTAAAGAAGACGATATTCAAACTTGTTTTGCAATTGGAGAAGCTGGATTAACGGTATTACCTAAAACACCTGAAAAACTAACCATTCTTACCCATTGTAATGCAGGTGCGTTAGCAACAGGAGGCTATGGAACCGCTTTAGGGGTGATTCGTTCTGCTTGGAATTCTGGACGCTTAAATCGAGTGTATGCGGATGAAACCCGTCCTCGTTTACAAGGGGCAAAATTAACAACTTGGGAATGTGTACAAGAGCGAATTCCTGTTACTTTAATTTCCGATAATATGGCTGCTCATTGTATGAAACAGGGGTTAATTGATGCTGTTATTGTGGGAGCAGATAGAATTACTGCTAATGGCGATGCGGCTAATAAAATAGGAACCTATAGTTTAGCCATTGTGGCAAAAGCCCATAACGTTCCCTTCTTTGTGGCTGCACCGTTATCAACGGTTGATTTTAAATTAGCAACCGGAGATGAAATTCCAATTGAAGAACGAGATGCAACAGAAGTTTATCAAGTGGGTTCAACTCGAATTTGTCCTGAAGGCGTGGAATTTTTCAACCCAGCTTTTGATGTAACTCCTGCTGAATTAATTACCGCTATTATAACAGAAAAAGGGGCAGTTATTCCATCAGAATTAAAGCAATTTTCCGTTAGATTTTAA
- a CDS encoding BMC domain-containing protein: protein MPEAVGVIQTLGFPGVLAAADAMVKAARVTLVYYDLAERGEFIVAVRGPTSEVVPAVQAGVEAAEKTFGCSLITYYVVPNPPENIVDVMSIGYTELSERFRT from the coding sequence ATGCCAGAGGCAGTTGGTGTCATACAAACCCTGGGTTTTCCAGGGGTTTTAGCCGCAGCAGATGCGATGGTCAAGGCTGCGCGAGTCACCCTTGTTTACTATGATTTAGCAGAACGGGGTGAGTTTATCGTCGCAGTTCGTGGCCCAACATCGGAAGTGGTTCCTGCTGTCCAAGCTGGTGTTGAAGCAGCAGAAAAGACGTTTGGCTGTTCACTAATTACTTACTACGTTGTTCCCAACCCCCCTGAGAACATTGTAGATGTTATGTCAATTGGCTACACAGAACTAAGTGAACGTTTCCGCACTTAA
- a CDS encoding carbon dioxide-concentrating mechanism protein CcmK has translation MSQQAVGALETKGFPGVLAAADAMVKAGRVTLVGYIRAGSARFTIMIRGDVSEVKTAMDAGIAAVEKAYGAALETWVIIPRPHENVVAVLPIDFSDNVEEYRVAAEGLTLPRGR, from the coding sequence ATGTCACAGCAAGCCGTTGGAGCTTTAGAAACCAAAGGATTTCCCGGTGTTTTAGCCGCAGCAGATGCGATGGTAAAAGCCGGTCGGGTAACGTTGGTGGGCTATATTCGGGCAGGAAGTGCGCGGTTTACAATTATGATTCGGGGAGATGTTTCCGAAGTTAAAACCGCCATGGATGCCGGAATTGCGGCGGTTGAAAAAGCCTATGGTGCAGCACTAGAAACTTGGGTGATTATTCCTCGTCCCCATGAAAATGTGGTAGCCGTTTTACCCATTGATTTTAGTGATAATGTTGAAGAATATCGGGTAGCGGCGGAAGGACTAACGTTACCGAGAGGTCGTTAA